Proteins from a single region of Sandaracinaceae bacterium:
- a CDS encoding 3-hydroxyacyl-CoA dehydrogenase/enoyl-CoA hydratase family protein: protein MSKPIRRVGVIGAGVMGSGIASHFANAGIEVLMLDIVPPNLTDEEKKSKAKRNSWAAGGLAKALKSRPASFFHPDVAQLVTVGNTEDDLAKLNDCDLIIEAIIEKLSIKRSLFEKLDATLDGDTVVASNTSGLRIVDMLEGRSERFKSHFLVMHFFNPVRYMKLLELVVGPETDPATLERIKDFGRNQLGKGIVVGKDTPNFVGNRIGTHSMLFTMHQMLAQGLAPEDIDNITGAPMGHPKSASFRTGDIVGLDTFAHVADNCYAELENDPQRDVFKVPDFLRKMVELKYLGDKTKGGFYKKTKDGILTLDPATLEYRPKGGSEDIKKLCKKLSGVEDVRERVRQLVADQGPAGKLAWTVLGTSMGYAATMIPEISDEVEAIDNAMKWGYNWELGPFETWDALGFRATAERMKAEGISLPASIDTMLAAGAESFYTNDGRVWDLTKGAYVARDLDPRNVTLAQLRKGDAPVFKNKSLEAWDIGDGVLCMTFTSKSNSIDSNIIAGIPQVIEIAERDFEALLLFNEGPHFCVGANLFEVVMAAKGGKWDDLDAMIGNFQAAVQRMKYATIPVVSAPFGMTVGGGCELCLASDSVQAYSESYVGLVEVGVGLLPGGAGNLNLLWRGLSAIPEGATVEPIHYVAKTFENIAMAKVATSAVEAQRVGFLRSTDGVSFDKARHLYEAKQRAVGLARSGYHPPAPRSFRLPGESGIATLQMMIDTLRNGGFASDHDALISRKVAEVLCGGPAGNTHEVTEAEFLALERKAFLALCKEEKSQARMEHMLMKNAPLRN, encoded by the coding sequence ATGAGCAAACCGATCAGGCGCGTCGGCGTCATCGGCGCCGGCGTCATGGGCAGCGGCATCGCCTCGCATTTTGCCAATGCGGGGATCGAGGTCCTGATGCTCGACATCGTGCCCCCGAACCTCACGGACGAAGAGAAGAAGAGCAAGGCCAAGCGCAACAGCTGGGCCGCTGGTGGTCTCGCCAAGGCGCTGAAGTCGCGCCCGGCGTCGTTCTTCCACCCCGACGTCGCCCAGCTGGTGACCGTCGGCAACACGGAAGACGACCTCGCCAAGCTCAACGACTGTGACCTGATCATCGAGGCCATCATCGAGAAGCTGAGCATCAAGCGCAGCCTCTTCGAGAAGCTGGACGCGACGCTGGACGGCGACACGGTGGTGGCCTCGAACACCTCCGGCCTACGCATCGTGGACATGCTCGAGGGGCGCAGCGAGCGCTTCAAGAGCCACTTCCTCGTGATGCACTTCTTCAACCCGGTCCGCTACATGAAGCTCCTCGAGCTCGTCGTCGGCCCGGAGACCGACCCGGCCACCCTGGAGCGCATCAAGGACTTCGGGCGCAACCAGCTCGGCAAGGGCATCGTCGTCGGCAAGGACACGCCGAACTTCGTGGGCAACCGCATCGGCACGCACTCGATGCTGTTCACGATGCACCAGATGCTCGCCCAGGGCCTCGCTCCGGAAGACATCGACAACATCACGGGCGCGCCGATGGGCCACCCGAAGAGCGCCAGCTTCCGCACGGGCGACATCGTCGGCCTCGACACCTTCGCGCACGTCGCGGACAACTGCTACGCGGAGCTCGAGAACGACCCGCAGCGCGACGTCTTCAAGGTGCCCGACTTCCTGCGCAAGATGGTCGAGCTGAAGTACCTCGGGGACAAGACCAAGGGCGGCTTCTACAAGAAGACCAAGGACGGCATCCTCACGCTGGATCCGGCCACGCTCGAGTACCGCCCCAAGGGCGGCAGCGAGGACATCAAGAAGCTCTGCAAGAAGCTGAGCGGCGTGGAAGACGTGCGTGAGCGCGTGCGTCAGCTGGTGGCCGACCAGGGCCCCGCCGGCAAGCTCGCCTGGACCGTGCTGGGCACCAGCATGGGCTACGCGGCGACGATGATCCCGGAGATCTCGGACGAGGTCGAGGCCATCGATAACGCCATGAAGTGGGGCTACAACTGGGAGCTCGGGCCCTTCGAGACGTGGGACGCCCTGGGCTTCCGCGCCACGGCCGAGCGCATGAAGGCCGAGGGCATCTCCCTGCCGGCCAGCATCGACACCATGCTCGCCGCGGGCGCCGAGAGCTTCTACACCAACGACGGCCGCGTCTGGGACCTCACCAAGGGCGCGTACGTCGCGCGCGACCTCGACCCCCGCAACGTGACGCTCGCGCAGCTGCGCAAGGGCGACGCGCCAGTCTTCAAGAACAAGAGCCTCGAGGCGTGGGACATCGGCGACGGCGTCCTGTGCATGACCTTCACCAGCAAGTCGAACTCGATCGACTCGAACATCATCGCCGGCATCCCGCAGGTGATCGAGATCGCCGAGCGCGACTTCGAGGCGCTCTTGCTCTTCAACGAGGGCCCGCACTTCTGCGTCGGCGCCAACCTCTTCGAGGTGGTGATGGCGGCCAAGGGCGGCAAGTGGGACGACCTGGACGCCATGATCGGCAACTTCCAGGCGGCCGTGCAGCGCATGAAGTACGCCACCATCCCCGTGGTGTCGGCGCCCTTCGGCATGACCGTCGGCGGAGGCTGCGAGCTGTGCCTCGCGTCCGACTCGGTGCAGGCGTACTCGGAGAGCTACGTGGGCCTCGTCGAGGTCGGCGTGGGTCTGCTCCCGGGCGGCGCCGGCAACCTGAACCTGCTGTGGCGCGGCCTCTCGGCCATCCCCGAGGGCGCGACCGTGGAGCCCATCCACTACGTCGCCAAGACCTTCGAGAACATCGCCATGGCGAAGGTGGCCACCAGCGCCGTCGAGGCGCAGCGCGTGGGCTTCCTGCGCAGCACGGACGGGGTCAGCTTCGACAAGGCGCGGCACCTGTACGAGGCCAAGCAGCGCGCGGTGGGCCTGGCCCGCAGCGGCTACCACCCCCCGGCGCCGCGCTCGTTCCGCCTCCCTGGCGAGAGCGGCATCGCCACGCTGCAGATGATGATCGACACGCTGCGCAACGGCGGCTTCGCCAGCGACCACGACGCGCTCATCTCGCGCAAGGTGGCCGAGGTGCTGTGCGGTGGCCCGGCGGGCAACACGCACGAGGTCACCGAGGCGGAGTTCCTCGCCCTCGAGCGCAAGGCGTTCTTGGCTCTCTGCAAGGAAGAGAAGAGCCAGGCGCGCATGGAACACATGCTCATGAAGAACGCGCCCCTGCGCAACTGA
- a CDS encoding histidinol phosphatase has product MDAFDLDRIGGHAALLALTDELLACGELALTLYSGGAAARTQRKPDRSPVTEADQLVEERLLRFLRKRYPDASVWGEETGAAEGTNGLRFLVDPIDGTRAFVRGLPTWSVLLGLEADGEPVLGMALMPASGDLFVGAKGHGATMNGRPLRVSQVASLDDAVVSHGGLDQFRAAQRLDLPATLGERVYTCRGFADFDGYRQLLLGRVDAMVDLDIKPYDVCPAAVLVREAGGRFTSFAGHDSIHEPNTVASNGRVHDELLSLVRRAP; this is encoded by the coding sequence ATGGACGCGTTCGATCTGGACCGAATCGGTGGGCACGCGGCGCTCTTGGCGCTCACGGACGAGCTGCTGGCCTGCGGCGAGCTGGCCCTCACCCTGTACTCGGGCGGCGCGGCGGCGCGCACGCAGCGCAAGCCGGATCGGAGCCCAGTGACCGAAGCGGACCAGCTCGTGGAGGAACGCCTGCTCCGGTTCCTGCGCAAGCGCTACCCGGACGCCAGCGTGTGGGGCGAGGAGACAGGCGCGGCCGAGGGCACGAACGGGCTGCGCTTCTTGGTGGACCCCATCGACGGCACGCGCGCCTTCGTGCGCGGCTTGCCGACATGGTCTGTGTTGCTCGGGCTCGAGGCGGACGGGGAGCCCGTGCTGGGCATGGCGCTGATGCCCGCCAGCGGCGACCTCTTCGTGGGCGCCAAAGGCCACGGCGCCACCATGAACGGGCGGCCCCTGCGCGTGTCGCAGGTGGCTTCGCTGGACGACGCGGTGGTCTCGCACGGTGGGCTCGACCAGTTCCGCGCGGCGCAGCGGCTCGACCTTCCCGCCACACTGGGCGAGCGGGTCTACACCTGCCGCGGCTTCGCCGACTTCGACGGCTACCGGCAGCTGCTGCTCGGCCGCGTGGACGCCATGGTGGACCTCGACATCAAGCCCTACGACGTGTGCCCCGCGGCCGTGCTGGTGCGCGAAGCAGGCGGTCGCTTCACGTCGTTCGCGGGGCACGACAGCATCCACGAGCCCAACACCGTAGCCAGCAACGGCCGGGTGCACGACGAGCTCCTCAGCCTGGTGCGACGAGCCCCTTAG
- a CDS encoding LTA synthase family protein, with protein sequence MKDDDSGGDQPAPGRAPWARACVALVVAPVSSMLVQKGLRVAASASHDGNASFGRCAYLLLPDLLFGAGAAAVSWVALSAWRARRSRVVALITLQCAWACVLFAGTASHRYFLTTHTPLDYPMFWLGVVELRERARVVSSEIPVASWLVHLAALLCIALLPWWPLRRRPGSRAAPSPSRLARPAAHVGWVAMGVAGVAASALLPPPAGVGHDFMRPAVVQLFATVPREDPVSAALLSEARAAARGARSLTASTDSPPSRPNVLFILLESTGASATTPYAPSLTTTPALARWAEHGTLVETAYAVVPHTSKALVAILCGFPPRVGVRIAEALPHGLPGRCLPDLLRERGYATAFMQSAVGSFEQRGSLVAALGYDRFEHSETLPTAGFERTNYFAYEDDILRAPARAFLEAQRDSGQPFVLTLLTGATHHDYREVQRYGTETHDPDDATRNRWLNAVRRQDHLMGGVLSDLVELGLLEDTVVVIVGDHGEAFGEHGLRTHDEVPYDEVLHVPLLLLDGRAPGRARGPVTQLDLVPTVLDRLGLEPIGGRYDGRAIGSVVDAERRIYAACYHELRCAVEIEGHRKRIHRYGTLPDQVFDLAADPSEHRDLVATGDPTVLAEASEASARSTRWVRLTTLMSQATEGIRRAIDAARVSALPADAHVVTGRFGDTIRVLGSRYPSAPTHRDGFVEFTVYYEVLRAPPSAIRLIQTGRGRGPAPIRFTHTPVNGLYPAALWRPGEIIADTFRLRVPRRHPDDFMDVGVAFHTADGSTRLPLTEGEGREPDELFVGRVPIGP encoded by the coding sequence GTGAAGGATGACGACTCGGGTGGGGATCAGCCCGCGCCCGGGCGCGCGCCATGGGCTCGGGCGTGCGTCGCGCTGGTCGTCGCACCGGTCTCGTCCATGCTGGTGCAGAAGGGCCTGCGCGTCGCGGCGAGCGCTTCGCACGATGGGAACGCGTCGTTCGGACGGTGCGCGTACCTGCTGCTCCCCGACCTGCTGTTCGGCGCTGGCGCCGCAGCCGTCTCGTGGGTCGCGCTCAGCGCTTGGCGCGCGCGCCGATCACGTGTGGTCGCGCTCATCACGTTGCAGTGCGCGTGGGCGTGTGTGCTGTTCGCCGGCACGGCGAGTCACCGTTACTTCCTCACCACGCACACGCCGCTGGACTACCCCATGTTCTGGCTGGGGGTCGTGGAGCTACGCGAGCGCGCGCGGGTCGTCTCGAGCGAGATCCCCGTGGCCAGCTGGCTGGTCCACCTGGCCGCCCTGCTGTGCATCGCGCTGCTGCCGTGGTGGCCTCTTCGCCGTCGCCCGGGTTCGCGGGCCGCACCCTCCCCGAGCCGACTCGCGCGCCCCGCAGCTCACGTAGGTTGGGTCGCCATGGGCGTCGCTGGCGTCGCGGCCAGCGCGCTGCTGCCTCCTCCCGCCGGCGTGGGCCACGACTTCATGCGCCCCGCCGTGGTGCAGCTGTTCGCCACGGTCCCGCGCGAGGACCCCGTCAGCGCCGCGCTGCTCTCGGAGGCGCGAGCCGCCGCACGCGGAGCACGATCCCTCACGGCGAGCACGGACTCGCCGCCGTCCCGCCCCAACGTCCTCTTCATCTTGCTCGAGTCCACGGGCGCCAGCGCCACCACGCCATACGCGCCTTCGCTCACGACCACCCCCGCCCTCGCGCGCTGGGCGGAGCACGGCACGCTCGTCGAGACCGCCTACGCGGTGGTGCCGCACACGAGCAAGGCGCTCGTCGCGATCCTGTGTGGCTTCCCCCCGCGGGTGGGCGTCCGCATCGCCGAGGCCCTCCCGCACGGCCTGCCGGGGCGCTGCCTGCCAGACCTGTTGCGCGAGCGCGGCTACGCCACCGCGTTCATGCAGAGCGCCGTCGGCTCGTTCGAGCAGCGCGGCAGCCTCGTCGCCGCCCTCGGCTACGACCGCTTCGAGCACAGCGAGACGCTCCCCACGGCCGGCTTCGAGCGCACGAACTACTTCGCGTACGAGGACGACATCCTACGGGCGCCAGCGCGGGCCTTCCTGGAAGCGCAGCGCGACAGCGGCCAACCGTTCGTCCTCACGCTCTTGACGGGGGCCACGCACCACGACTACCGGGAGGTGCAGCGCTACGGCACCGAGACGCACGACCCGGATGACGCAACGCGCAACCGCTGGCTCAACGCCGTCCGCCGCCAGGACCACCTCATGGGCGGCGTCCTGTCCGACCTGGTCGAGCTGGGGCTGCTGGAGGACACCGTCGTCGTGATCGTAGGCGACCACGGCGAGGCGTTCGGCGAGCACGGTCTACGGACCCACGACGAGGTCCCGTACGACGAGGTGCTGCACGTGCCGCTGCTGCTGCTGGACGGTCGCGCGCCCGGCCGCGCACGTGGCCCCGTGACCCAGCTCGACCTCGTGCCCACGGTGCTCGACCGCCTGGGCCTCGAGCCGATAGGCGGGCGCTACGACGGTCGCGCCATCGGATCCGTCGTGGACGCGGAGCGCCGCATCTACGCGGCCTGCTACCACGAGCTGCGCTGCGCCGTGGAGATCGAAGGGCACCGCAAGCGCATCCACCGCTACGGGACGCTCCCGGACCAGGTCTTCGACCTCGCGGCCGACCCGAGCGAGCATCGGGATCTCGTGGCGACGGGAGACCCCACGGTCCTCGCCGAGGCCAGCGAAGCCAGCGCGCGGAGCACCCGCTGGGTGCGCCTCACCACGCTCATGAGCCAGGCCACCGAAGGTATCCGCCGCGCCATCGACGCCGCGCGCGTGAGCGCCCTGCCGGCGGATGCGCACGTGGTGACGGGTCGCTTCGGGGACACCATCCGCGTCCTCGGCAGCCGCTATCCGAGCGCCCCGACGCACCGCGACGGGTTCGTGGAGTTCACGGTCTACTACGAGGTCCTGCGCGCTCCGCCGAGCGCGATTCGTCTCATCCAGACGGGACGAGGCAGGGGGCCGGCGCCCATCCGCTTCACCCACACGCCGGTCAACGGCCTGTACCCCGCCGCCCTGTGGCGCCCAGGGGAGATCATCGCGGACACGTTCCGCCTGCGCGTCCCCCGACGACACCCGGATGACTTCATGGACGTCGGTGTCGCGTTCCACACCGCAGACGGGTCGACGCGGCTACCTCTGACGGAGGGCGAGGGGCGCGAGCCGGACGAGCTGTTCGTGGGGCGCGTCCCCATCGGGCCATAG
- a CDS encoding thiolase family protein, whose amino-acid sequence MTDIVIVDAVRSAVGRAKKGSLANRRPDEFAGEVIKGLMARNPGVAPELVEDLILGCAFPEGEQGMNVARSVGLLGGLPAESSGLTINRFCSSGLQSIAFAAGQIAAGYNDIVIAGGMESMSMVPMTGFKPSASGELMDAMPTAYTPMGITAENVANRFSVSREAQDEFAAESHTRALAAIAAGKFKDEIVTVNGVTYGPNGERTLVPFDTDEMPRPGTTAEALAGLRPVFAAKGSVTAGNASPLSDGAAMALVMSKAKSDELGLAPMAYFRGFATAGVDPAIMGIGPIPAVQKLLKKTGLTIADIDVFEVNEAFASQALYVKEQLGLPADKLNVNGGAIALGHPLGCTGAKLTATALNELKRREGKYAIVTMCIGGGMGAAGLFERVA is encoded by the coding sequence ATGACAGACATCGTGATTGTGGATGCGGTTCGCTCCGCGGTGGGTCGCGCCAAGAAGGGCTCGCTCGCCAACCGCCGTCCGGACGAGTTCGCCGGCGAGGTCATCAAGGGCCTCATGGCGCGCAACCCGGGCGTCGCGCCCGAGCTGGTCGAGGACCTCATCCTCGGCTGCGCCTTCCCCGAGGGCGAGCAGGGCATGAACGTGGCGCGCTCGGTCGGCCTCCTCGGCGGTCTGCCGGCGGAGTCGTCCGGTCTCACCATCAACCGCTTCTGTTCGTCCGGCCTGCAGTCCATCGCGTTCGCGGCGGGGCAGATCGCGGCGGGCTACAACGACATCGTGATCGCCGGCGGCATGGAGAGCATGTCGATGGTGCCGATGACGGGCTTCAAGCCCAGCGCCTCGGGCGAGCTCATGGACGCCATGCCCACGGCCTACACGCCCATGGGCATCACGGCCGAGAACGTGGCCAACCGCTTCAGCGTCAGCCGCGAGGCCCAGGACGAGTTCGCGGCCGAGAGCCACACGCGCGCGCTGGCGGCCATCGCCGCGGGCAAGTTCAAGGACGAGATCGTCACCGTCAACGGCGTCACCTACGGTCCGAACGGCGAGCGCACGCTCGTCCCGTTCGACACCGACGAGATGCCGCGCCCGGGCACCACGGCAGAGGCCCTCGCGGGTCTGCGCCCCGTGTTCGCCGCCAAGGGCTCGGTCACGGCCGGCAACGCCTCGCCCCTCTCCGACGGCGCCGCCATGGCGCTGGTGATGAGCAAGGCCAAGTCGGACGAGCTGGGGCTCGCGCCCATGGCCTACTTCCGCGGCTTCGCGACCGCGGGCGTGGACCCGGCCATCATGGGCATCGGCCCCATCCCCGCCGTGCAGAAGCTCCTCAAGAAGACGGGGCTCACCATCGCGGACATCGACGTGTTCGAGGTCAACGAGGCGTTCGCCAGCCAGGCGCTGTACGTGAAGGAGCAGCTCGGTCTCCCGGCCGACAAGCTCAACGTGAACGGCGGCGCCATCGCCCTCGGCCACCCGCTCGGGTGCACGGGCGCCAAGCTCACGGCCACCGCGCTGAACGAGCTCAAGCGGCGCGAGGGCAAGTACGCCATCGTGACCATGTGCATCGGCGGCGGCATGGGCGCGGCCGGCCTGTTCGAGCGCGTGGCCTGA